The Sebastes umbrosus isolate fSebUmb1 chromosome 23, fSebUmb1.pri, whole genome shotgun sequence genome contains a region encoding:
- the LOC119482830 gene encoding E3 ubiquitin-protein ligase TRIM39-like, with amino-acid sequence MASASSLPCDEQLLCSICLNVFTESVSTPCGHNYCKTCITGYWASSERTQCPLCLKKFRRRPQLQVNTGFRDMLEHFKNTKVRDEDNTLAEPGEVPCDICLVPKLKAQKTCLVCFASYCQPHLEPHERVAALKKHQLIDPVSNLEDRVCKKHDKVFELFCLDDQMCVCYLCLKDDHAAHQAVPLEHAFRERKDQLDYVMSEIKMMENTKFRSLIEIICLVEKSENESEKEMAYIAEVFTALLVSLQRSQAELIAVIQEKQKAALKQAADHVIHLGQEVDELRRRRSEMEQLLQTEDHLRLLQSWSSLSHTEDLLDPLSDSSAPLTPDLFDISQQCCLGMVKKALAQMEKTLSNEMEELIHEVRLSDGCELPVGAERPMTDEFVKEVWTPPQYKLMKIRQLDAVDVTLDTYTAHSRLMVSEDGKQLTFGDGFLSFLAFFRTVSECQPLILGKEGFSSGRFYYEVQVSGSKGWVLGVVKEPLNREMISLPMPKDGGWTLCGIYNQDGECLANSFSPATLHVRRRHQTVGVFVDYEKGEVSFYDVDARTLIYSYSGCAFNETKSSLKSFLHFFTGTPLSNRSKLYPIFGIFEDDYDSRLVITPVARTTYTYHKGLYQW; translated from the coding sequence ATGGCCTCAGCCAGCAGCCTCCCATGTGACGAACAGCTCCTGTGTTCAATCTGTCTGAATGTGTTCACTGAGTCGGTCTCTACTCCATGTGGACACAACTACTGCAAGACTTGTATAACGGGCTACTGGGCCAGCAGTGAACGGACACAGTGTCCCCTCTGTCTGAAGAAGTTCCGCAGGAGACCACAGCTTCAGGTCAACACAGGGTTCAGAGATATGCTGGAGCATTTCAAAAACACGAAGGTGAGAGATGAAGATAACACCCTAGCAGAACCAGGGGAGGTGCCCTGTGACATCTGCCTCGTGCCGAAGCTCAAGGCCCAGAAGACGTGCCTGGTGTGCTTTGCCTCGTACTGCCAGCCTCACCTGGAGCCTCATGAGAGAGTCGCAGCCCTTAAGAAGCACCAGCTGATCGACCCTGTGTCAAACCTGGAGGACAGGGTGTGTAAGAAGCACGACAAGGTGTTCGAGCTCTTCTGTCTCGATGAccagatgtgtgtttgttaccTGTGCTTGAAAGACGACCATGCAGCGCACCAAGCCGTCCCGTTAGAGCATGCATTCAGAGAGAGGAAAGATCAGCTGGACTATGTGATGTCAGAGATAAAAATGATGGAAAACACTAAATTCAGGAGTCTTATTGAAATCATATGCTTAGTTgaaaagagcgagaacgagtcAGAGAAAGAGATGGCATACATTGCTGAGGTTTTCACTGCTCTACTGGTCTCTTTGCAAAGAAGCCAGGCTGAGCTGATTGCGGTGATCCAGGAGAAGCAGAAAGCAGCACTGAAGCAGGCTGCAGACCACGTGATACATCTGGGGCAAGAAGTTGAtgagctgaggaggagaaggtcCGAAATGGAGCAGCTTTTACAAACAGAGGACCACCTCCGCCTCCTGCAGAGCTGGTCGTCTCTCTCGCACACTGAGGACCTGTTGGACCCTCTGTCCGACTCCAGCGCTCCACTTACACCAGACCTCTTTGACATCAGTCAGCAGTGTTGTCTGGGGATGGTGAAAAAAGCACTGGCTCAGATGGAAAAGACACTCAGTAATGAGATGGAGGAGCTTATTCATGAGGTCAGGTTATCTGATGGTTGTGAACTGCCTGTTGGAGCTGAAAGACCGATGACAGATGAGTTTGTTAAAGAAGTGTGGACTCCGCCTCAGTACAAGCTGATGAAGATCCGGCAGTTAGATGCAGTGGATGTGACTCTGGACACTTACACAGCCCATTCCAGGCTCATGGTGTCTGAGGATGGGAAACAACTGACATTTGGTGATGGTTTCCTGTCTTTCCTTGCTTTTTTCAGGACAGTATCTGAATGTCAACCCTTAATCCTTGGGAAAGAGGGTTTTTCCTCAGGCAGGTTCTACTATGAAGTTCAGGTCAGTGGGAGTAAAGGTTGGGTACTGGGAGTGGTCAAAGAGCCCTTAAACAGGGAAATGATTTCCTTACCCATGCCGAAGGATGGAGGCTGGACACTTTGTGGAATCTACAACCAGGATGGGGAATGTTTAGCTAATAGTTTTAGCCCAGCTACCCTGCACGTGAGGCGAAGGCACCAGACAGTTGGTGTGTTTGTAGATTACGAGAAGGGAGAGGTCTCCTTCTATGACGTGGACGCCAGGACTCTGATCTACTCCTACTCAGGGTGTGCCTTCAATGAGACCAAATCATCACTCAAatcttttctccatttttttacTGGCACTCCGTTAAGTAACAGATCAAAGCTCTACCCTATTTTTGGTATCTTTGAAGATGATTATGACAGCAGGCTCGTAATCACTCCTGTAGCCCGCACAACTTACACATACCACAAAGGTCTATATCAGTGGTGA
- the LOC119482832 gene encoding E3 ubiquitin-protein ligase TRIM39-like, whose amino-acid sequence MASASNLPCDEQFLCSICLDVFTESVSTPCGHNYCKTCITGYWASSDRTQCPLCLKKFRRRPQLQVNTGFRDMLEHFNNMKVGDEDKTLAKPGEVPCDICLVPKLKAQKTCLVCLASYCRPHLEPHERAAALKKHQLIDPVSNLEDRVCKKHDKVFELFCLDDQMCVCYLCLEDDHAAHEAVPLEHAFRERKVQLDYVTSEIKMMENTKSWSLKEMKYLVEQSKKESEKEMADIAEVFNALLVSLQRSQAELFAVIQEKHKAALKQAEDHVTHLEQEVAELRRRRSEMEHLLQTEDHIRLLQSWTSLLHPEDQINPLTHPTPPLTPDLSDISQQCCLGMVKKAVAQMEKTLSNEMEELIHEVRLSDGCERPVGAEGPMADGFVKELWTPPLDKLMMIQQCNAVDVTLDTYAAHPRLVVSRDGKQLTFGDGFLSWLAFFRVGSQRQPLIVGKEGFSSGRFYYEVQVSGSKGWVLGVVKEPFNREMTYCPRPNDGGWTLCGIYNQDEECLVNSFSPATLHVRQRHQTVGVFVDYEKGEVSFYDVDARTLIYSHSGCAFKETKPSLKSFHHYWTGTSLSNRSKLYPIFGIFEDDYDSRLVIKL is encoded by the coding sequence ATGGCCTCAGCCAGCAACCTCCCATGTGACGAACAGTTCCTGTGTTCaatctgtctggatgtgttcactGAGTCGGTCTCTACTCCATGTGGACACAACTACTGCAAGACTTGTATCACGGGCTACTGGGCGAGCAGTGACCGAACACAGTGTCCCCTCTGTCTGAAGAAGTTCCGCAGGAGACCACAGCTTCAGGTCAACACAGGGTTCAGAGATATGCTGGAGCATTTCAACAACATGAAGGTGGGAGATGAAGATAAAACCCTAGCCAAACCAGGGGAGGTGCCCTGTGACATCTGCCTTGTGCCGAAGCTCAAGGCCCAGAAGACGTGCCTGGTGTGCTTGGCCTCGTACTGCCGGCCTCACCTGGAGCCTCATGAGAGAGCCGCAGCCCTTAAAAAACACCAGCTGATCGACCCTGTGTCAAACCTGGAGGACAGGGTGTGTAAGAAGCACGACAAGGTGTTCGAGCTCTTCTGTCTCGATGAccagatgtgtgtttgttaccTGTGCTTGGAAGACGACCATGCGGCGCACGAAGCCGTCCCGTTAGAGCATGCGTTCAGAGAGAGGAAAGTCCAGCTGGACTATGTGACGTCAGAGATAAAAATGATGGAAAACACTAAATCCTGGAGTCTTAAGGAAATGAAATACTTAGTTGAACAGAGCAAGAAAGAGTCAGAGAAAGAGATGGCAGACATTGCTGAGGTTTTCAATGCTCTACTGGTCTCTTTGCAAAGAAGCCAGGCTGAGCTGTTTGCGGTGATCCAGGAGAAGCATAAAGCAGCACTGAAGCAGGCTGAAGACCACGTGACACATCTGGAGCAAGAAGTCGCTGAGCTGAGGAGGAGACGGTCCGAAATGGAGCATCTTTTACAAACAGAGGACCACATCCGTCTCCTGCAGAGCTGGACGTCTCTCTTGCACCCTGAGGACCAAATCAACCCTCTGacccaccccacccctccactTACACCAGACCTCTCTGACATCAGTCAGCAGTGTTGTCTGGGGATGGTGAAAAAAGCAGTGGCTCAGATGGAAAAGACACTCAGTAATGAGATGGAGGAGCTTATTCATGAGGTCAGGTTATCTGATGGTTGTGAACGGCCTGTTGGAGCTGAAGGACCGATGGCAGATGGGTTTGTTAAAGAGTTGTGGACTCCGCCTCTGGACAAGCTGATGATGATCCAGCAGTGCAATGCAGTGGATGTGACTCTGGACACCTACGCAGCCCATCCAAGACTCGTGGTGTCTAGGGATGGGAAACAACTGACATTTGGTGATGGGTTCCTGTCTTGGCTTGCTTTTTTCAGGGTAGGATCTCAACGTCAACCCTTAATCGTTGGGAAAGAGGGTTTTTCCTCAGGCAGGTTCTACTATGAAGTTCAGGTCAGTGGGAGTAAAGGTTGGGTACTGGGAGTGGTTAAAGAGCCCTTTAACAGGGAAATGACTTACTGTCCCAGGCCGAATGATGGAGGCTGGACACTCTGTGGAATCTACAACCAAGATGAGGAATGTTTAGTTAATAGTTTTAGCCCAGCTACCCTGCACGTGAGGCAAAGGCACCAAACAGTTGGTGTGTTTGTTGATTACGAGAAGGGAGAGGTCTCCTTCTATGACGTGGACGCCAGGACTCTGATCTACTCCCACTCAGGGTGTGCCTTCAAGGAGACCAAACCATCACTCAAATCTTTTCACCATTATTGGACTGGCACTTCCTTAAGTAACAGATCAAAGCTCTACCCTATTTTTGGTATCTTTGAAGATGATTATGACAGCAGGCTCGTAATCAAGCTGTAG
- the LOC119482831 gene encoding E3 ubiquitin-protein ligase TRIM39-like: MASASSLPCDEQFLCSICLNVFTEPVSTPCGHNYCKTCITGYWASSDRTQCPLCLKKFRRRPQLQVNTGFRDMLEHFNNMKVIDEDGTLAKPGEVPCDICLVPKLKAQKTCLVCLASYCRPHLEPHERVAALKKHQLIDPVSNLEDRVCKKHDKVFELFCLDDQMCVCYMCLRDDHAAHEAVPLEHAFRERKVQLDYVTSEIKMMENTKSRSLKEMKYLVEQSKKESEKEITDIAEVFTALLVSLQRSQAELIAVIQEKQKAALKQAEDHVIHLEQEVAELRRRRSEMEQLLQTEDHLRLLQSWTSLLHTEDQINPLTHPTPPLTPELPDISQQSYVGMVKNAVAQMEKTLSNEMEELIHEVRLSDGCERPVGAERPKTDGFVKEVWTPPLDKLMMIQQCNAVDVTLDTYAAHPRLVVSRDGKQLTFGDGFLSWLAFFWTESQCQPFILGKKGFSSGRFYYEVQVSGSKGWVLGVVKEPLNREMIYFPMPKDGGWTLSGIYNQDEEYLANNYPARSATLHVRRRHQTVGVFVDYEKGEVSFYDVDARTLIYSYSGCAFKETKPLLKLFLHFMTGTPLSNGSKLYPFFGIFEDDYDSRLVITPVACTTCP, translated from the coding sequence ATGGCCTCAGCCAGCAGCCTCCCATGTGACGAACAGTTCCTGTGTTCAATCTGTCTGAATGTGTTCACTGAGCCGGTCTCTACTCCATGTGGACACAACTACTGCAAGACTTGTATCACGGGCTACTGGGCCAGCAGTGACCGGACACAGTGTCCCCTCTGTCTGAAGAAGTTCCGCAGGAGACCACAGCTTCAGGTCAACACAGGGTTCAGAGATATGCTGGAGCATTTCAACAACATGAAGGTGATAGATGAAGATGGCACCCTAGCCAAACCAGGGGAGGTGCCCTGTGACATCTGCCTCGTGCCGAAGCTCAAGGCCCAGAAGACGTGCCTGGTGTGCTTGGCCTCGTACTGCCGGCCTCACCTGGAGCCTCATGAGAGAGTCGCAGCCCTTAAGAAGCACCAGCTGATCGACCCTGTGTCAAACCTGGAGGACAGGGTGTGTAAGAAGCACGACAAGGTGTTCGAGCTCTTCTGTCTCGATGAccagatgtgtgtttgttacaTGTGCTTGAGAGACGACCATGCGGCGCACGAAGCCGTCCCGTTAGAGCATGCGTTCAGAGAGAGGAAAGTTCAGCTGGACTATGTGACGTCAGAGATAAAAATGATGGAAAACACTAAATCCAGGAGTCTTAAGGAAATGAAATACTTAGTTGAACAGAGCAAGAAAGAGTCAGAGAAAGAGATTACAGACATTGCTGAGGTTTTCACTGCTCTACTGGTCTCTTTGCAAAGAAGCCAGGCTGAGCTGATTGCGGTGATCCAGGAGAAGCAGAAAGCAGCACTGAAGCAGGCTGAAGACCACGTGATACATCTGGAGCAAGAAGTCGCtgagctgaggaggagaaggtcCGAAATGGAGCAGCTTTTACAAACAGAGGACCACCTCCGCCTCCTGCAGAGCTGGACGTCTCTCTTGCACACTGAGGACCAAATCAACCCTCTGacccaccccacccctccactTACACCAGAACTCCCTGACATCAGTCAGCAGAGTTATGTGGGGATGGTGAAAAATGCAGTGGCTCAGATGGAAAAGACACTCAGTAATGAGATGGAGGAGCTTATTCATGAGGTCAGGTTATCTGATGGTTGTGAACGGCCTGTTGGAGCTGAAAGACCGAAGACAGATGGGTTTGTTAAAGAAGTGTGGACTCCGCCTCTGGACAAGCTGATGATGATCCAGCAGTGCAATGCAGTGGATGTGACTCTGGACACCTACGCAGCCCATCCAAGACTCGTGGTGTCTAGGGATGGGAAACAACTGACATTTGGTGATGGGTTCCTGTCTTGGCTTGCTTTTTTCTGGACAGAATCTCAATGTCAACCCTTCATCCTTGGGAAAAAGGGTTTTTCCTCAGGCAGGTTCTACTATGAAGTTCAGGTCAGTGGGAGTAAAGGTTGGGTACTGGGAGTGGTCAAAGAGCCCTTAAACAGGGAAATGATTTACTTTCCTATGCCGAAGGATGGAGGCTGGACACTTAGTGGAATCTACAACCAAGATGAGGAATATTTAGCTAATAACTACCCTGCACGCTCGGCTACCCTGCACGTGAGGCGAAGGCACCAGACAGTTGGTGTGTTTGTAGATTACGAGAAGGGAGAGGTCTCCTTCTATGACGTGGACGCCAGGACTCTGATCTACTCCTACTCAGGGTGTGCCTTCAAGGAGACCAAACCATTACTAAAATTGTTTCTCCATTTTATGACTGGCACTCCCTTAAGTAACGGATCAAAGCTCTACCCATTTTTTGGTATCTTTGAAGATGATTATGACAGCAGGCTCGTAATCACTCCTGTAGCCTGCACAACTTGCCCATAG